In the genome of Nocardia sp. NBC_00416, one region contains:
- a CDS encoding lasso RiPP family leader peptide-containing protein, translated as MHISASYRSIAMSTDDSGKSGIDKSIDSGNYEPPAFTSVGSFRSRTRGINGTWWEPQPLTWGNN; from the coding sequence ATGCATATATCCGCTAGCTACAGGAGTATCGCCATGAGCACTGATGATTCTGGAAAAAGCGGGATCGATAAGAGCATCGATTCCGGCAATTATGAGCCGCCTGCTTTCACGTCGGTCGGATCCTTTCGATCGCGGACGCGAGGCATAAACGGCACCTGGTGGGAACCCCAGCCCTTGACCTGGGGAAACAACTGA
- a CDS encoding TetR/AcrR family transcriptional regulator: MNDKPTSARPGRKRSEDSRLAILTTAFELTAELGYPGLTIEGIASRSGVGKQTIYRWWPSKADVLLDALAAKADLYVPLDDHGSYATDLRAFLNATFVLGRDDAVAAALRSLMAHAQVDTEFGTRWRTEFLQRRRDALGLILERAAARGDLPAGLSPGTVTDLVFGVLWYRLLATDHPADEELAEELVTALAPDSSLR; the protein is encoded by the coding sequence ATGAACGACAAGCCCACATCCGCCCGCCCCGGCCGCAAACGCAGCGAGGACAGCCGCCTGGCCATCCTGACCACAGCCTTCGAGCTCACCGCCGAACTCGGCTACCCGGGCCTGACCATCGAAGGCATCGCGTCCCGCTCGGGCGTCGGCAAACAGACGATCTACCGCTGGTGGCCGTCCAAGGCCGATGTCCTGCTCGACGCCTTGGCCGCCAAGGCCGACCTGTACGTCCCGCTCGACGATCACGGCAGCTACGCCACCGACCTGCGCGCCTTCCTGAACGCCACCTTCGTGCTCGGCCGCGACGACGCCGTCGCCGCCGCACTCCGCTCACTCATGGCGCACGCTCAGGTCGACACCGAATTCGGAACACGGTGGCGCACCGAATTCCTGCAACGCCGGCGTGATGCGCTCGGCCTGATCCTCGAGCGGGCCGCCGCCCGCGGCGACCTGCCCGCCGGACTCTCCCCCGGTACAGTCACCGACTTGGTGTTCGGCGTCCTCTGGTACCGGCTCCTGGCAACCGACCACCCCGCGGACGAGGAACTCGCCGAAGAACTGGTTACCGCTCTCGCTCCGGATTCGTCGCTTCGATGA
- a CDS encoding asparagine synthase-related protein, with protein sequence MFNARDIGLVLIGAVSAEVSELEKLASRTRRLDDFDRVSDEVPGSFHTIARIGDSTRVQGTISGLRRVFRTTGRIRAVASRSDMLASLTGAPLDETWIACRLLYPPMPDIVRSGSPWAGIHAVATDQHAVLDPRGPIRTRTWWSCPEPEYSLEDGAEDFGAALQRAVAARTGRYATGELSADMSGGLDSTPLCFLARHTGVDPVLVTQIGLDSANDDGYYADRAARHMADCTRVIYDPQSVPLPYHNIRDGAGLDEPDSGYRNRARMSAYATEMLAMGSRHHLSGSGGDEVLQSPSIYLHTTIRQKPLTGIHHLRAFMARNPSMKWSAMMSILSDGRSYGSWISRQAALLDTPLPVRTLGEWGAPFRLPPWATGKTRRVVREFLESRARDIQPFIGDRGQHGALDGVVVSGLVTRTTGQAISVHGLPVSFPFLDDQVVGRALRVRLHEKSDPWRFKPLMVRAMQDKVPNDVLQRSTKADVAAEVYAGMRESRAQLVSMVDESKLAELGLVEPHELKNKMLNQLDPDAHPTMLNESLATEVWLQNVN encoded by the coding sequence GTGTTCAACGCTCGGGACATCGGCCTCGTCCTGATAGGCGCGGTATCGGCCGAAGTGAGCGAACTGGAGAAGCTCGCATCCCGCACGCGGCGACTGGACGACTTCGACCGAGTCTCCGACGAAGTTCCCGGCAGCTTCCACACCATCGCACGCATCGGGGACAGCACACGAGTACAAGGAACGATTTCCGGTCTCCGGCGCGTCTTCCGTACGACCGGCCGGATCAGGGCCGTTGCCAGCAGAAGCGATATGTTGGCATCGCTCACGGGTGCACCACTCGACGAGACGTGGATCGCCTGCCGGCTGCTGTACCCGCCCATGCCCGATATCGTCCGATCGGGTTCGCCCTGGGCCGGCATCCATGCTGTCGCGACGGATCAGCATGCGGTGCTCGATCCGCGAGGCCCGATCCGGACTCGGACGTGGTGGAGTTGCCCCGAACCCGAGTATTCGCTCGAGGACGGAGCCGAAGATTTCGGCGCGGCGCTCCAGCGAGCGGTCGCCGCTCGAACCGGTCGATACGCGACCGGGGAACTGAGCGCTGATATGTCGGGCGGGCTCGACTCGACCCCACTGTGTTTCCTGGCCCGCCACACCGGAGTGGACCCTGTTCTGGTAACTCAGATCGGACTCGATTCCGCGAACGACGACGGGTACTACGCGGATCGGGCCGCCCGGCATATGGCCGACTGCACACGGGTGATATACGACCCGCAGAGTGTGCCACTGCCCTATCACAATATCCGTGACGGCGCCGGACTCGATGAACCCGACTCGGGATATCGCAACAGAGCGAGGATGTCGGCTTACGCCACAGAAATGCTGGCGATGGGGTCACGTCACCACCTGAGCGGTTCCGGCGGTGACGAGGTACTGCAATCACCGTCGATATACCTGCACACGACCATCCGGCAGAAACCGTTGACGGGAATCCATCATCTGCGGGCATTCATGGCCCGCAATCCGTCGATGAAGTGGTCGGCCATGATGTCCATCTTGAGTGACGGCCGCTCGTACGGAAGCTGGATCTCCCGACAAGCCGCGCTGCTGGACACTCCGCTACCGGTTCGAACACTCGGCGAATGGGGCGCACCGTTCCGGCTGCCACCATGGGCCACCGGAAAGACGCGACGGGTGGTGCGGGAATTCCTGGAAAGTCGCGCGCGCGACATCCAGCCGTTCATCGGCGATCGCGGGCAACACGGCGCATTGGACGGCGTCGTCGTCTCGGGTCTCGTCACCCGGACAACGGGCCAGGCCATCTCGGTGCACGGACTTCCTGTGTCATTTCCCTTTCTCGACGACCAGGTGGTGGGACGAGCACTCCGGGTGAGACTGCACGAGAAAAGCGATCCGTGGCGATTCAAACCGCTCATGGTGCGCGCGATGCAGGACAAGGTTCCCAACGATGTCCTGCAGCGATCCACCAAGGCCGACGTGGCCGCGGAAGTGTACGCCGGGATGAGAGAATCCCGAGCCCAGCTCGTATCGATGGTGGACGAATCCAAACTGGCCGAACTGGGACTCGTCGAGCCCCATGAGCTGAAGAACAAAATGCTCAACCAGCTGGATCCCGATGCGCACCCGACAATGTTGAACGAGAGTTTGGCGACTGAAGTATGGCTACAAAACGTGAACTGA
- a CDS encoding lasso peptide biosynthesis PqqD family chaperone: MGLRRHVVMSKSKTNSILLDKRSGHYWQLNETASSVLELFFAGNTLIEVSAALGSVHRVDEETAREDVSALLDGLLDSKLIELVS; encoded by the coding sequence GTGGGTCTGCGACGGCACGTGGTGATGTCGAAGTCGAAGACCAATTCGATATTGCTCGACAAGAGATCGGGTCACTACTGGCAGCTGAACGAGACCGCGTCGTCGGTACTCGAACTGTTTTTCGCCGGTAACACACTCATCGAAGTCTCCGCGGCGCTGGGCTCTGTGCACCGGGTGGACGAGGAAACCGCTCGCGAAGATGTTTCGGCGCTCCTGGACGGCCTACTGGACTCCAAGCTGATCGAGCTCGTCTCATGA
- a CDS encoding GtrA family protein, protein MSVVQSALDRIPEPYRSQLIQNRELLKFAVVGAITWFIDTGIVYALKFTVLSDKPLTARAIGVLFATIVSYILSREWSFRTRGGRQRPHEAALFFGISAIGIGVTLVPQAISLYLLGIRVPEVSPATQAMANFISGQIVGVLLAMGFRFWAYRRFVFPSDLTAPALVDH, encoded by the coding sequence GTGTCCGTAGTCCAATCTGCGCTCGACCGAATCCCCGAACCGTACCGTTCCCAGTTGATCCAGAACCGCGAGCTGCTGAAGTTCGCCGTCGTGGGCGCGATCACCTGGTTCATCGATACCGGGATCGTGTACGCACTGAAGTTCACGGTGCTGAGCGACAAACCCCTGACCGCCCGCGCGATCGGCGTACTGTTCGCGACCATTGTGTCCTACATTCTCAGCCGCGAGTGGTCGTTTCGTACCCGGGGTGGGCGACAGCGGCCGCACGAAGCCGCTCTCTTCTTCGGCATCAGCGCGATCGGTATCGGGGTAACCCTTGTACCGCAGGCGATCTCCCTGTATCTCCTGGGCATCCGGGTGCCGGAGGTGAGCCCGGCGACGCAGGCGATGGCGAACTTCATCAGCGGTCAGATCGTCGGTGTGCTGTTGGCGATGGGGTTTCGGTTCTGGGCCTATCGGCGTTTCGTGTTCCCGAGCGACCTCACCGCGCCCGCTCTGGTGGACCACTGA
- a CDS encoding GtrA family protein, whose amino-acid sequence MSGPGPDLNEYPAAPEAAVADDAGPPRMTLGAQLIRFALSGGVAGIVDFGLLLLFLHMGLPFVVAKTISFIAGTATAYLINRRWTFPAPPSRKRFLAVAALYATMFVVQVGISTFLHSQLPPGTVWVLLAYVVAQGVATTVNFVVQRQVIFKLV is encoded by the coding sequence ATGAGCGGACCAGGGCCCGACTTGAACGAGTACCCGGCGGCGCCGGAAGCCGCGGTCGCGGATGACGCCGGACCGCCGCGGATGACACTGGGCGCGCAACTCATCCGCTTCGCGCTCTCCGGCGGAGTCGCGGGCATCGTGGATTTCGGGCTGCTGTTGTTGTTCCTGCACATGGGATTGCCGTTCGTCGTCGCGAAGACGATCAGCTTCATCGCCGGAACGGCAACGGCCTATCTGATCAACCGCCGGTGGACCTTTCCGGCACCGCCCAGCCGTAAGCGATTCCTGGCGGTGGCCGCCCTCTACGCGACGATGTTCGTCGTCCAGGTCGGCATCAGCACCTTTCTGCACAGTCAACTGCCCCCCGGAACGGTCTGGGTGCTGCTCGCCTATGTGGTCGCGCAGGGTGTCGCCACCACCGTCAACTTCGTGGTCCAGCGACAGGTGATCTTCAAACTGGTCTGA
- a CDS encoding lasso peptide biosynthesis B2 protein, with translation MTTPVPLPSPRKLSLTEWSAGLFAVGAGRSIAHLPPLRITQLFRILRLGARPATIGEAAAARETVISISMVCAGEGCLPRSIAAALLCRVRGTWPRWCTGVCVEPFRAHAWIEAEGRMVGESATTDKYEVVLSVP, from the coding sequence ATGACAACTCCGGTTCCGCTGCCGAGTCCCCGGAAATTATCCCTGACGGAGTGGTCCGCCGGCCTGTTCGCCGTCGGCGCGGGTCGCTCGATAGCCCATCTTCCACCGCTGCGGATCACACAGTTGTTCCGGATTCTTCGGCTTGGGGCGCGCCCGGCAACGATCGGCGAGGCCGCGGCAGCGAGAGAAACGGTGATCTCGATCAGTATGGTCTGCGCAGGCGAGGGGTGCCTTCCGCGTTCCATCGCCGCGGCTCTGCTGTGCCGGGTTCGCGGCACTTGGCCGAGATGGTGCACCGGCGTCTGCGTCGAGCCGTTCAGAGCCCACGCATGGATCGAGGCGGAGGGCCGGATGGTCGGGGAATCCGCGACCACCGACAAGTACGAAGTCGTGCTGTCCGTCCCGTAG